The genomic interval CACCTACACCACCGGCAAATGGCACCTGGGTCGCACCGAAGAGACCAGCCCCAAGGCGCGCGGCTTCGACCGCTCGTTCATTCTGGTGCAAGGCGGTGCCAGCCACTTCGACGACCAGCACGCCATCATTGCCCAAGACCCCAAGGCGATCTACCGCGAAGACGGCAAGCAGGTGGAAGTGCCCAAGGGCTTCTATTCCAGCGAGTTCTACACCGATCGGCTAATCGACTACATCGAAGCCGACAAAGCTAGCAACAAGCCGTTCATGGCCGTACTGTCCTACACCGCGCCACATTGGCCGCTGCATGCGCCAGACGCTTGGCTGGACAAGTACAAGCACCGTTATGACGCCGGCTACGACTCGATCCGCCAGGCCCGCCTGGAGCGCCAGAAGCAGCTGGGTATTGTCGCGGCCAACACAACGCCCAACACACCCATGGCCAAGGGCCTGCCGAGCTGGGGCCAGTTGAGCGATGAACAGCGCCAGCGTGAGGCGCGCAACATGGAGATCTATGCGGCGATGGTGTCCAACATGGACTACCACATTGGCCGACTGCTCACGTACCTGGAGAAAAACGGCAAGCTGGACAACACCTTCATCGTGTTCATCTCTGACAACGGTGCCGATGGCAATAGCCCGATCGACCTGCCTGGCAACAAGGAGTGGCTGGCCAAGGACTTCGACAACAGCCTGAAAAACATCGGGCACAAAGGCTCGTATGCCGACTATGGCGCACAATGGGCCCAGGTCAGCTCCACGCCGTATCCGCTGTTCAAGGGGTTCACCAACGAGGGCGGCATTCGCGCGCCAGCCATCATCAGCGCGAAAATGCTGAAGAAGGCCCACCTGCAAGGCACGCTCAACAACGACATGGTCCATGTGATGGACCTGATGCCAACCTTGCTGGACCTGGCGGGGGTGCCGGCGCTGGGCAAGACATTCCAAGGTCGCCCGGTGCAAGCCATCAGCGGCAAGAGCATGCGCCCATTGCTTGAAGGTCGGGCCATGGCCCAGCGTCAGATCGGCTGGGAACTGTTCGGCCGCAAGGCGCTGCGCAAGGGCCATTGGAAAATCACCTTGGTCAATCCACCTTACGGCACCGCCCAGTGGCAGCTGTACGACCTCAAGAGCGACCCGACCGAAAGCCGCGACCTGGCCCAGGCCGAGCCGGGCAAGCTGAAGGAAATGCTCGTGGCGTGGGACCAGTACGCGAAGGAAAACAACGTGCTCGATGGCAAGTTCGACCTCAAGTACGGGTTCCAGACTTGCCTCTACGAATACTGTTTCAAGTAGCCGTTGAGCACGATCACGCTGCCTGCTTGACTGGAGCAGGCGGCGGTCTTTGAAGACCTTGCAACCAGTCGCAGTAGCGGGCCACGCCTTGCTCGACTACCATTGTAGGTGCCGTGTAACCGGCAGCGCGCAAGCGCTCCAGGTCGGCGCAGGTGTAACACTGGTACTTGCCACGCAAATGTTCAGGAAATTCGCTGTACTCCAGAATGCCTTCCAGCAAGGCCATATCAAGTGACAACGAGGGTTGGCCTTGCTGCCCGCGCAACCGATTGATCACAGCCAGGGCCACATCATTGAATGGTTGGGCGCGGCTACTGCCAACAGAACTGCCGGCGCACCTGTTGCATCGAACAGGAACTTCGAATAGCCATAGACGTTCAGCGGGCGCTCACATTCGCGCTGTTCACGAAAGTCCTCGTCGGCTCCGTAGACGCGGGAAGAAATGCAGGTGCGCTGCCCCGAACTGCTAATCACCAACTATTCAATGCTCGAATACATGCTAATGCGTCCGTTGTCACGGGGCAGGCCCATTGCAGGTCTCATTTCCAGCAGATGGCAGGCTCAGGAAATTATCGTTTGCCGGCTCAATGGCCAGTTTGCCGGTTTTGGTCGGCACAAAGTCCATTGTCGGCATTTCATCGTTGGTGCCGAGCTTGAGGAGTCTGCCATTGAACGTCACCGTTTTGTCGGTCAGCGTTGGTCGCTTGCAAGGTGTAGCGGCGTGCGGCGACGGGCACGGTCAGTGATGCCGTTTGATACCGGGCAGTGTTGAGCACCAGCAGGGCGAGGCCGCTCGGTTGGTCACGTAAATGTTGCTAAAAGATTGTAGAGAAAGCGAGCACTAAGCTGCAACGTTTGGATAGGGGGTGAGCATCACTCCACCGGAAATTTGGTCATACGTCCGCGTGGTCGTCGAGTGCATGAAGCTTGATGGGATTATCTCCAAAGTCGTGAGAGTAGATGGAATGTACGGGAGGGCATCTCGATACTTGGGGCTGTTGATCGCAGTCATCTCGCCGTTCGAGGGAGTGATCATGAACGATTTCAGGTAGCATCTCTATTACAAGTCCCCGGCATGGTCGTCGATGAGCTTGCTGAGACTTAACCGCATGCGCTTTTCGGTCATGGCGTAGGAGCAGTACTGGCATGTTCCTTCAATTTCTAAAGTTGATATCTTCGGCGAGCAGTGACGCCATGGTACAGCCCGACATTCTCATGTGCGAGCCAGTTAGAGGGCGTCAGATGCAGAGCCTGGCGGGTGTCGAGCCATGAGCTTGACTCTGAGTGAGGTCCTGAACCTGCCCGGCTTGGAAGACATGAGGGTCCGCGCAGGCGAGCTTTACTTGCAACGGCGAGTATGCTGGTCCTACGTGGCGGGAAATGAGGGTATCACCGCGTGTAAAATGGGCGGCGAACTAGTATTTATTTCGGAAATCAATTACCTATGTGACGAACGCAAGTTACTCACTTTGGTCGAGACTGGTGCTGTGTTGGGTATTGCCGGGATGGTGGTTCTTACTGGAGGCCCGTTTCCCCAGTGCATCCCGTCTGCAGTGATCGCTCGTGCTGAACAGTTGGGATTGTCGCTGATCGAGCAGCCCTCTCCGCTGAAGTTGGTGTTTGTGACCCACCTGATCGATACGGCCCTGATGCATATGACTCAAGTGCGGCGCTCACGTAACCACATTCTCGGCCAGTTGCTGACCGGAGATTACCCGAGTCTGGCCATTGCCCGACAGCGGGCTGCGCATCTGCAACTGATGCTTGATATTCCACGGCGACTGGTCGTGCTGCGCTTGTCAGGTATCGAGACGCTGTTTGAGCGCCAAGGCTTGGCCCAAGGCGAGCAGCTGTGGCAAGCCACTCGCCAGTCCATGGAAGACCAACTTGAAGCCTGGGGTCGCAGCCGCCCGGGAACGGTGATGGTAGAGATGCCGGGCGACCTCTTCGTGCTACTGCTGGCGGATGCCGATGACCTGCCGGCAGCCTTGACCACGTTGCGTCGGCAACTGATCGGAGTGGCAGGGGAGTTGGATATGTACATGGGCCTGTCGAGCGTTGCTGAAGATTGTGGTCATTACCGCCGACTGCTCAACGAAGCGCGCCAGGCGCTGAATGTGGCGCAGAAACTGCGCCCGGAGAGCGGATACTGCGATTTCAACGAGTTGGGCGTGTTGGGTTTGCTGCAGGGGGTAGTCGACCGCACGCTCATCGACGACTTCGTCGAAAAGACACTCGGCCCGTTGTTCGTGCCCGGCCGTAAACACCCTAAAGTACTCGTGCATACCCTCGACGCTTTGCTCAAGGAAAATGGCAACGGGCTCAAGGCTGCCCAGCGCCTGGGACTTCACCGTAACACCATCAATCAACGTATCCAGCGCATCGAACAACTGAGTGGAAAATCCTTGGACGATCCACTTTTTCGTATGAATGCTTCGATCGCTATTATGGTATGGCACATGTCTATCGCCCGAGGTAAGGAATAATGACATGAACATCATCAATGCGCGCCTGCGTAGCAAGCGTAGTCCGCTTCGTCCTGAATGGCATGACATCTAGCCAGATCCAAGTGATGGTCCAAAACTGTGCGGAATGACCGAGATTCCCCTGCAGAATTGTGGTGGCGCCCTCGTGGAGCGCACATTCACTTGGATGCCCTCACATTGCGGGCCAGCTGAGGGGAGCATGGCGAGGAAATCCTGGACCGCGCCACGAAAACTAACGACAGGGTTGTTCAGTGAAGTGAAGAGACTACCTTTTTCCGCTCGCCGATTGGTGAGACACCAAAGAAACGACTGTAGCACTTTGAGAAGTGTGCTGGCGAAATGAAACCACAGGCGAGGGCGATATCACGCACTTGGGATTCACTGTGTAGCAATAGTTGCCTAGCCCGTGTCAGGCGTAGTTCCAAGTAATACTGACTCGGTGTGTTTTGAAGATGCTTGTGGAACAAACGCTCCATTTGCCGAACCGAGATCTCATTCAGTTCTGCAAGCTCTTCCAAGGTCATCGGGTCTTCAAGGTTGGCTTCCATGATTGTAACAATCTGACTGAGTTTGGGCTGAGAGGTGCCGAGCTTTTGCCGCAAAGGCACGCGCTGGCGCTCTTGCGATCCACGTACTCGATCACATAACAGCAGTTCAGCCGCATGACTGGCAATGTCCCGCCCGCCAGGTTCTCGGGCAATCAGTTGTAGGATCATGTCCATGGACGCCACGCCGCCGGAGCTCGTGAAACGGTCACGGTCAAGCTCAAACAGTTGGTTGGAAATGATAATGCCGGGAAATCGCTCTTTTAGCGCCTCGATATCTTCCCAGTGGATGGTACACCGATAACCAGTGAGCAGATTGGCGCGTGCTAGCAAATGGCTGCCTGTGCAAATACCGCCCAATGGCACCTGGTCATGTGCCAACTTGCGAAGCCAGTTGAGGATGGGGCGGGTATTGTGGTCGGAGACTATCGGGTTTGGCCCCACCACGAACAGCATGTCCAGCTTTGGGGCATCCTTGATACTGAAATCGGGCAGGATGCGCATGCCGTTACTGGCACTCACTGGCTCCATGTCGGCTGCAATGATCAGGGTCTGGAACATGGTTTTGCGTGCTGCCAGGTTGGCCATGCGCAAGGTTTCCACCGCCGAGGCGAAGCCAATGGTGGTGAAATTGGGAATGATCAGGAAACCGACGACTTTCAGCGGCGGGGCATCATTGACAGGGTATGCCGGTGCCAACGGCGAGGATTTTAACGTACCCATCAATACGACTCCTTGAATGCAAAAAAATGACGTGCTCTGCGTCTGGTTGCCGTAAATCGGCAATTCATTGTGTTTAGGTTGATGCATTTGTCAGAGTGATAGTACACGCAGTGCCTAAGCATTGGGAGGCGCCCCGGTGAAAAGCAAAAACCCTGCGAAAGCAACACCTTCACAGGGTGGGTAACGACTCGGCCTGGTCAGGCAGGCTTGCTCGCCACGGTGGCCGAAGTGCTCTTTTTAGACGAGAAAATGGCGCTCACGCAGACGATGGACAGCGCCAGCGCACCAGTTGCCACCACTTCCATGCGATGCCCTGGCATCACCAGCATCATCGTCAAGATACTGATGATGGAGAAGATGACCAGGTAGCTGAGCCAGGGGAACAGCCACATCTTGAAGTCCAGCGCAGTACCTTGGCTATCCATCCGATTACGCAGAACCAATTGCGAAACAGCGATTGCCAGATAGACTAGAAGCGCTACCGCCCCCGAACTTGCCAGCAGGAAGGAAAACACCTCGTCGGGAGCGAAGTAATTGAGTGCTGTGGTCAAGAAGCCCACTGCGGTGCTGGCTAGCACTGCAATCACTGGCACGCCCGTCGCTGAGGTGCGCTGCAGAACGCGAGGACCGTCGCCGCGCTTGCTCAGCGAATAGACCATGCGCGATGCGGTGTAGATGGCCGAATTGAGGCAACTGGCAACGGCAATCAGCACGACGATATCGACGATCATCTTGGCGTGCGGGATGTTCATCAGCTCAAGGGCCCGTTGATAGGAGCCGACCTGTACTAGCATGGGGTCGTTCCAGGGCACGATGGAGATGATCAGGAACACCGAGACGATGTAGAAGATCCCCATTCGCCACACCACGGAATTGGTGGCACGGGTGATTTGCTTGGAGGGGTTTTTCGACTCGGCGGCGGCAATGGTGACAATTTCAGTACCCATGAAACTGAACACGGTGGTGAGCATGGCACCGATGACAGCGGTCATGCCGTTGGGCATGAAACCACCAAACTCATGACTCAGGTTGACCACGCCGCTAACTGAAATATCGGGCAGCGCGCCTGTCAGTGCCAATGCACCCAGAGCAATGAACCCTAGCACCGCGATAACCTTGAGCATCGCAAACCAAAACTCGAATTCACCGTAGCGCGCCACACTGAACAGGTTAGTTACGGTCAGCAAACCGGTAACCACCAGTGCGAATTCCCAGGTTTCTATCGCAGGGAACCAGGCATGCAGAATGGCCGCTGCTGCAATGGCTTCGATTGGAATGACCAGCACCCAGAACCACCAGTACAGCCAGCCAATGGTAAAGCCTGCTGTACGTCCCATTGCGCGCTCGGCGTAGGTGGAGAATGACCCGGTATCTGGCGAGGCCACCGCCATTTCTCCGAGCATGCGCATGACCAGAACGACCAGTGTGCCAGACATGATGTACGCGAGAATTGCCGCAGGACCGGCTGCAGCAATGGCATGCCCCGAGCCGATGAAGAGGCCGGCGCCAATAGCGCCGGCGATTGACAACATGGTGACGTGGCGCTGCTTGAGGCCGGGGGCCAGAGTTGAGTTGCTGGACATGCTAATTATCCTTTTTATTCTTGAAGGAGGGTGAACTGCGAACGGCGGTGCTGCTCTGGGCTGGAGATCGGTGTTATTTCTGCAGGTCGAAGGCCTCCCGCACAGCGCTGCTAATGCCCTCTACGCAAACTCGCAGAATCAACTCGCCTTTTTCTCGGTTGGCGCCCTTAGGCGAGGAAAGCGTTCCGCAGGCGGGGGTGCGTTCAGGGATGATGGGGAAGACATCGTAAGGTGGGAATTTTGCCGGAGGGTGGTCGACGGCGCGGCTCAGGTCGACCTTTTCAGGGTGCAGGGCCAGCATCAGTGACGTTTCGAAAACGCCACCGTGTTCGATGTCCCAGCCGAGGAAACCTTCGGGGTAGAGCTCTTCGATGACCGCC from Pseudomonas fortuita carries:
- a CDS encoding arylsulfatase gives rise to the protein MSSFKTRLLALMVAICSHTAMAADERPNFLIIVADDLGYSDLGSFGGEISTPNIDSLARDGVRLSNFHTAPTCSPTRAMMFSGADSHVAGLGNMGELLQPFQKGQPGYEGYLNERMVTVGQVLQDAGYNTYTTGKWHLGRTEETSPKARGFDRSFILVQGGASHFDDQHAIIAQDPKAIYREDGKQVEVPKGFYSSEFYTDRLIDYIEADKASNKPFMAVLSYTAPHWPLHAPDAWLDKYKHRYDAGYDSIRQARLERQKQLGIVAANTTPNTPMAKGLPSWGQLSDEQRQREARNMEIYAAMVSNMDYHIGRLLTYLEKNGKLDNTFIVFISDNGADGNSPIDLPGNKEWLAKDFDNSLKNIGHKGSYADYGAQWAQVSSTPYPLFKGFTNEGGIRAPAIISAKMLKKAHLQGTLNNDMVHVMDLMPTLLDLAGVPALGKTFQGRPVQAISGKSMRPLLEGRAMAQRQIGWELFGRKALRKGHWKITLVNPPYGTAQWQLYDLKSDPTESRDLAQAEPGKLKEMLVAWDQYAKENNVLDGKFDLKYGFQTCLYEYCFK
- a CDS encoding PucR family transcriptional regulator, with product MSLTLSEVLNLPGLEDMRVRAGELYLQRRVCWSYVAGNEGITACKMGGELVFISEINYLCDERKLLTLVETGAVLGIAGMVVLTGGPFPQCIPSAVIARAEQLGLSLIEQPSPLKLVFVTHLIDTALMHMTQVRRSRNHILGQLLTGDYPSLAIARQRAAHLQLMLDIPRRLVVLRLSGIETLFERQGLAQGEQLWQATRQSMEDQLEAWGRSRPGTVMVEMPGDLFVLLLADADDLPAALTTLRRQLIGVAGELDMYMGLSSVAEDCGHYRRLLNEARQALNVAQKLRPESGYCDFNELGVLGLLQGVVDRTLIDDFVEKTLGPLFVPGRKHPKVLVHTLDALLKENGNGLKAAQRLGLHRNTINQRIQRIEQLSGKSLDDPLFRMNASIAIMVWHMSIARGKE
- a CDS encoding GlxA family transcriptional regulator: MGTLKSSPLAPAYPVNDAPPLKVVGFLIIPNFTTIGFASAVETLRMANLAARKTMFQTLIIAADMEPVSASNGMRILPDFSIKDAPKLDMLFVVGPNPIVSDHNTRPILNWLRKLAHDQVPLGGICTGSHLLARANLLTGYRCTIHWEDIEALKERFPGIIISNQLFELDRDRFTSSGGVASMDMILQLIAREPGGRDIASHAAELLLCDRVRGSQERQRVPLRQKLGTSQPKLSQIVTIMEANLEDPMTLEELAELNEISVRQMERLFHKHLQNTPSQYYLELRLTRARQLLLHSESQVRDIALACGFISPAHFSKCYSRFFGVSPIGERKKVVSSLH
- the gabP gene encoding GABA permease, translating into MSSNSTLAPGLKQRHVTMLSIAGAIGAGLFIGSGHAIAAAGPAAILAYIMSGTLVVLVMRMLGEMAVASPDTGSFSTYAERAMGRTAGFTIGWLYWWFWVLVIPIEAIAAAAILHAWFPAIETWEFALVVTGLLTVTNLFSVARYGEFEFWFAMLKVIAVLGFIALGALALTGALPDISVSGVVNLSHEFGGFMPNGMTAVIGAMLTTVFSFMGTEIVTIAAAESKNPSKQITRATNSVVWRMGIFYIVSVFLIISIVPWNDPMLVQVGSYQRALELMNIPHAKMIVDIVVLIAVASCLNSAIYTASRMVYSLSKRGDGPRVLQRTSATGVPVIAVLASTAVGFLTTALNYFAPDEVFSFLLASSGAVALLVYLAIAVSQLVLRNRMDSQGTALDFKMWLFPWLSYLVIFSIISILTMMLVMPGHRMEVVATGALALSIVCVSAIFSSKKSTSATVASKPA